Below is a genomic region from Fibrobacter sp. UWH4.
AACAATTGATAAATATTTATTCATTCTTTCTCCTTAAAACGACTATGGACAATATAAAAAAATCACCCCCAGCTGAGCCATATCGTCATAAACCTGTCGTAAACTTCATAAACACCTTGGTTATTCGTAACAATCTGCTTTTCGAGCAAGGCCGTTAACGCCTTTTGGACACTACTTGCAGAAAGGCTGTATTTCTTTAAGAACTGACGGCCTGTAATTTGCGAAACACGCCCTTCTTTTCCGATTGCAATGAGGAGCATTTTTTGCGGGGGCGTCAAAAGGAACAGCATATTCTTGTATATCTCAGAATTTTCCTCAACGATATCCTCTACTGTTTCATCTAATTGGGCAACATAAAAAGCACAGCCTTTATCCGTAATGGAATAGGCATAATTCATGATTTTCTGGATGTACCACGTCACACCGCCAAATCGCGCATACGCCTCATGAATTGAATCATCATCAATTTTTCGTCCATTCTTTTCAAAGTGGTACTTTATAAATTCAGAATACTTACCTTCGGGAATTACATTCAAATTCATAATGGACACACTTTGGTAAAAAGGACGCGCCGCCGATACAAAAATTTCGCCCATCATTGTCCGTTCAGAACCCGCAAAGACAAAATTCGCATTATGGCAATTCTGTATATAAGTGCGTAAAGTCGCTTCAATATTCTTTTCCGGATAGCTCGAAATAGACTGAAACTCGTCAATAGCTATCAAGCACGGCTTATCTGCACTTTCAATATACGCAAAGATCTCTTCTAACGTAATTGCCGGAGTCTGGACATCGCCAAGTTCAACATTCCACGAAGGTAACCCTTGCACATCAAAAGATATTCCTGCCCTCAAGGATTTTACGGCATCAACAAAAGATTCAATAGCCTTCTTGCCGCGCGGCTTTAACGCACTCACAATCTGGCGTCCCATCTCATAGACTAAATCGCCAAGATTCTTGGTCGCGTAAATATCAATTATAAAGGTGTTATAACTACGGACGATTTTCGGTTGCGCAAAGCAGTGCCTAATGAGCCCAGTTTTTCCCATGCGGCGTGAAGATATCAACGCCACATTATTGCCATTCGTAAGCAAACGGGTAAGTTTCTTAGTTTCTTCTTCACGGTCACAGAAATACTCTGCACTCAAATAACCAGATGTCAAAAAAGGATTGATTACGGCATTATCCATAGCGAAACCTCGTCTATACCGTAAATATACAATTTTTATCCAAAAAAGATTATCTTTTTTGGATAATCCTAATCGGATAATGAAGATTCCCGCTCGTCCCCGTCATCCCCGTCAAGCGAGGACAGGCGCGAGGACAGGTAGGCGGGGATGAC
It encodes:
- a CDS encoding ATP-binding protein, with the translated sequence MDNAVINPFLTSGYLSAEYFCDREEETKKLTRLLTNGNNVALISSRRMGKTGLIRHCFAQPKIVRSYNTFIIDIYATKNLGDLVYEMGRQIVSALKPRGKKAIESFVDAVKSLRAGISFDVQGLPSWNVELGDVQTPAITLEEIFAYIESADKPCLIAIDEFQSISSYPEKNIEATLRTYIQNCHNANFVFAGSERTMMGEIFVSAARPFYQSVSIMNLNVIPEGKYSEFIKYHFEKNGRKIDDDSIHEAYARFGGVTWYIQKIMNYAYSITDKGCAFYVAQLDETVEDIVEENSEIYKNMLFLLTPPQKMLLIAIGKEGRVSQITGRQFLKKYSLSASSVQKALTALLEKQIVTNNQGVYEVYDRFMTIWLSWG